The sequence TGGTAAAATAGCTACAATGCAGTTGTCAGAAAAATAATGAGTGGAAACTGATAGTTGGGCTGGCAGGGGCAAAATTGAAAGTCAAAACAAGCATCGTGTTACTTGGTAAAAAATCAGTGTTGTCTTTAATATCAAATCTATTTATTTATGAAGTAAAGCTCAGAATTTTCTCTCAACTTGTTTCAATTTAGAATAATGCCCAAATTGCGTAACATTTGAAAAGTGTTTACATAATGCACATCAAATTCCTTACATACATTTGGAATAGGAATTTTCTTTTTAGTATTGCTATATATTTCATCCGTAACCAGGGTTTTATTATAAGCTTTCGCATAAGCAATAACCCAACAATCGGCTTTTTTATAATCAGCAAATTTATATTTCACTGCCGGGCCGTAATAATCATTATTAAGAGCCCAAATAATCATTTTGCTATATTCTTGTAGAACTTCCTCTGTTTTTGTAGTCATAAAATATGGTTGGAATTGTTCCGTAGCCCAAATTGCTAAATCATCAGGTTCATTGGGATT is a genomic window of Candidatus Cloacimonas sp. containing:
- a CDS encoding DUF4411 family protein; this encodes MTIERPVYVLDADVFIEAHKRYYSFDIAPGFWAALLKYAKQGEIISIDKVQDEINDGYDLKNPNEPDDLAIWATEQFQPYFMTTKTEEVLQEYSKMIIWALNNDYYGPAVKYKFADYKKADCWVIAYAKAYNKTLVTDEIYSNTKKKIPIPNVCKEFDVHYVNTFQMLRNLGIILN